In the Gloeocapsa sp. PCC 73106 genome, one interval contains:
- the psb34 gene encoding photosystem II assembly protein Psb34, protein MPYTTEEGGRLNNFAREPKVYHTEPPTSKEKRNYVILGALALVFVAGIISLAVAISNLS, encoded by the coding sequence ATGCCATACACTACAGAAGAAGGCGGTAGACTCAATAACTTTGCCAGAGAGCCCAAAGTTTACCACACTGAACCACCTACTTCCAAAGAAAAACGCAATTATGTGATTTTAGGCGCCTTAGCGCTAGTCTTTGTTGCAGGAATCATTTCCCTCGCTGTTGCTATATCTAATCTGAGTTAG